The DNA window ACCAGTTCGACGTGACGCTCTACTACGAGCTGCTCGATAACTGGGTTAATCTCGATGCTGGGTTGACGGCGCGCATGCTCGACGCCTCACTCACTCTAGAAGATCGGAAGACACCGCAGAATGTTGAGCGCACAGAAGTAGACGTGATCTTGCCGATGCTTTACGCAGCAGCACGTTTCGATGTCCCCGTCACTGATGTTTCAGTAGGCCTGGAAGGACATGGTATCGCCTTTGATGGCGACTCCCTGATGGATATTACTGCCTACGGGCAGTATGACCTGGCTGTCTTGCGTCTGCGGGCGGGTTACCGCCAGCTGAGCCTTGACGTGAACGAAGGCAACGATACGCTCGACATCAGTATCGGTGGGCCCTTCTTGAGCGCCGGGCTCGATTTTTAGGTACACCGGGGCGCCAATTGGCGAACTCCTGACAGCTAAGGAAGTAGAACTGTGCGAATACTGGTTACTGGAACTGCCGGCTTTATCGGCTCTCATGTAGCGCTTCGGCTACTGGAGCGTGGCGATGACGTTATCGGCGTCGATAACGTCAACGACTACTACGACGTTAACCTCAAAGAAGCCAGACTGGCACGGATCAAGGAGCGCTATCCCCAGTTTGTTGAGAAGCGGGTCGACGTTTCAGACCGTGATGCTATGGCCCGGCTTTTCTCCGAGTACCAGCCGGAGCGCGTCGTTCATCTCGCCGCACAGGCCGGGGTACGGTACTCCATTGAAAACCCCAATGCCTACGTAGATGCCAATCTCG is part of the Hydrocarboniclastica marina genome and encodes:
- a CDS encoding TIGR04219 family outer membrane beta-barrel protein, with the protein product MVKQLATTFLGLGLIVSPLATADILGAGASVGYWYPGVSGYAALGDDRVDVEDDLDLESDGSVNLTAALEHPLPLIPNVRLGFSRLEHTGTGDTVQSYGDLIATGSVRSDLEVDQFDVTLYYELLDNWVNLDAGLTARMLDASLTLEDRKTPQNVERTEVDVILPMLYAAARFDVPVTDVSVGLEGHGIAFDGDSLMDITAYGQYDLAVLRLRAGYRQLSLDVNEGNDTLDISIGGPFLSAGLDF